A stretch of the Aphis gossypii isolate Hap1 chromosome 2, ASM2018417v2, whole genome shotgun sequence genome encodes the following:
- the LOC114130784 gene encoding protein MMS22-like — translation MHLFSAGRDIENDNQSTMSFNCFNCKGRPNISNEQFVRSEQNFNISIMNNDENQSDRYVLFGNSFHKGNSLVYDIPILFKMAKKHLLSLSSVVRDQYKSFRSQDQNNCKTINFSDIRQQISGFLLFLRDCLQRMNACESYSWLMESHGKKIELELNNLYSALGQFHNLSETIIQHALLSSDYTNNIYYHLYHCHLDVRWFQLSLLSELPNSKDTLKNSLHNALNDLVQLARNRFKKLQLKDLLLKDALLCDCTYDFLILIQYLINKQQLLYNSDNFWQYFNAVFTNVNLVNCEELIFRLWLLNSLQRSDKSSSIDLKDSDLVSILKEFLNNEPNEVQLKLSICLLQNIVISSSITEPVIVFWEYFHKRLNSTFYSSDMKIQNIACISKNGSELLIQMNNLFSAQQTELLSNYNSFQLFQRLLGLHLQNIKYNSKDWNQIKGRIFSKFSPSKLMSFNEVGFYNFTTLFLTLSIMSDDTSQIALKYQHLIKLISEQKLDPNTRSTYWKGTVAFLILHSQRNVSITAYGTALSDTLNTTSQEYITVYLDGLKEVFLFSESLTFGQHTLIGSWLENYLLSTIKPLDSNEILQTVLLILEKLKKVGNDQSMPFSNENEIFILYNSLYNNLLPFLKKSCLSADCDTIVADIAATFTIISSIPAFSNTKVMLFNFFVVNQGINIKLLNRYLSSIIKENVIANVHGFNSLALIKAWLHSSMLITNWTFNETMTITQFVSNISEIKELFTNSGNDLETSVDPFITFLDSLNLKYQNNQDIKLRQKMSEKVSDYFYSIKIWVNILIKQQKQNDEIYRLYMVIGYMFEKISPLIYVKGKPNTILQELLDSMFLGVSLRSPNFKTHPCVITALLSCLHRYFIGLFRLNPKTDMYIARCLRELISLYFPKILVGIKSSDELPLLKFFEEKPDNEIPERSLFLELLVSTFLNKRQRTPDSSVAQVLEYINNIIKISHNNKFVILSIIQHALMRICSVSMFCEETNICRRITNEIINTFISLSELPSNEEIKNEVMSSLNTLCEEHLAFSSKLIFEFFDHVITISPDFVTCFLPKLVTHIEKVEWKRGIGSDYNLRKGLERIQIKLKKI, via the exons atgcaTTTGTTCTCAGCAGGACGTGATATAGAAAATGACA ATCAATCTACAAtgtcatttaattgttttaactgCAAGGGACGaccaaatatttcaaatgaacAATTTGTTAGGAGTGAAcagaatttcaatatttctattatgaataatgatgAAAATCAATCTGACCGTTATGTATTGTTTGGTAATTCTTTTCATAAGGGTAATAGTTTAGTGTACGATATtcctatactatttaaaatggcAAA aaAACATTTGTTAAGCTTAAGTTCTGTTGTACGAGatcaatataaatcatttagatCTCAAGACCAAAATAATtgcaaaacaattaatttctcAGATATTAGACAGCAAATTTCTgggtttcttttatttttaagagacTGTCTTCaaag AATGAATGCATGTGAAAGCTATAGCTGGTTGATGGAATCTCAtgggaaaaaaattgaattagaactaaataatttatattcagcTCTTGGACagtttcataatttatctGAAACTATTATACAACATGCATTATTGTCATCTGATTAcaca AATAACATTTACTATCATTTATATCATTGTCATTTGGATGTAAGATGGTTTCAATTATCTTTGCTTTCAGAATTACCTAACAGTAaagatactttaaaaaattctttacaTAATGCTTTAAATGATTTAGTTCAGTTAGCCagaaatagatttaaaaaa ctaCAACTCAAAGATCTTCTTCTCAAAGATGCATTACTTTGTGATTGCACTTATGATTTTTTGATACTCatacagtatttaattaataagcaacaattattatacaattctgAC aaCTTCTGGCAGTATTTCAATGCAGTTTTTACAAATGTCAATTTAGTCAATTGTGAAGAACTTATTTTTCGATTATGgcttttaaatagtttacaaCGATCTGACAAATCATCATCAATA gaTTTAAAAGATAGTGATTTGGTGTCCATTCTTAAAGAATTTCTTAATAATGAACCTAATGAAGTTCAATTGAAATTATCAATATgtttattgcaaaatattgtaatatcgtCATCAATTACTGAACCAGTTATAGTGTTTTgggaatattttcataaaagatTAAACTCCACATTTTATTCATCAGATATGAAAATTCAGAATATTGCTTGTATCAg taaaaatggtTCTGAACTTCTTATTCAAATGAACAATCTATTTTCTGCTCAACAAActgaattattatctaattacaatagttttcaattatttcagaGATTACTTG gTCTTCActtacaaaacattaaatacaacTCGAAAGATTGGAATCAAATAAAAGgtagaatattttcaaagttcTCGCCAAGTAAACTTATGTCATTTAATGAAGttggattttataattttacaacattGTTCTTAACATTGTCAATTATGTCAGATGATACATCACAAATt gcaCTTAAATATCAacatcttataaaattaatttctgaaCAAAAATTGGACCCTAATACTAGATCAACATATTGGAAAGGCACTGtggcatttttaatattacattcccAACGAAATGTTTCAATTACTGCATATGGAACTGCACTCTCAGATACATTAAATACCACATCTCAAGAATACATCACTGTTTATTTAGATGGTCTTAAagaagtatttttattcagtGAATCTTTAACTTTTGGACAACATACTCTTattg GTTCTTGGCTTGAAAATTATCTTCTTAGTACAATAAAACCATTGGATAGCAATGAAATTTTGCAAACAGTTTTACTCATACTGGAAAAGCTAAAAAAAGTAGGAAATGATCAATCTATGCCTTTCTcaaatg aaaatgaaatatttatactctataactcattgtataataacttattgccGTTCTTAAAAAAGTCGTGTTTATCAGCCGATTGTGATACAATTGTAGCAGATATTGCTGcaacatttacaattatttcatcTATACCAGCATTCTCTAACACAAAAGTgatgttattcaatttttttgttgtaaatcaaggaattaatataaa ATTGCTTAATCGATATTTATCTTccataattaaagaaaatgtcATTGCTAATGTTCATGGATTTAACAGTTTGGCTTTAATTAAA GCATGGTTACATAGTTCTATGTTAATCACAAACTGGACATTCAATGAAACAATGACCATTACTcaatttgtttcaaatattaGCGAAATTAAAGAACTATTTACAAACTCTGGAAATGATTTGGAAACAAGTGTGGATCCTTTTATCACATTTTTAGATTCATTAAACCTAAAGTATCAAAACAatcaa gATATAAAATTACGTCAAAAGATGAGTGAAAAAGTAtcagattatttttacagtattaaaatttgggtgaatattttaataaaacaacaaaaacaaaatgacgAGATATATAGGTTATACATGGTCATTGgttatatgtttgaaaaaatttcaccattaatttatgttaaa ggcAAACCAAATACCATTCTACAAGAGTTATTGGACTCCATGTTCCTAGGTGTAAGCTTGAGAAGTCCCAATTTCAAAACACATCCATGTGTTATAACTGCCCTATTATCCTGTTTACATCGTTATTTTATAGGATTATTTCGTCTGA ATCCAAAAACAGATATGTATATTGCTCGTTGTCTACGTgagttaatttcattatatttccCTAAAATTTTGGTTGGAATCAAATCATCAGATGAGTtgccattattaaaattctttgaAGAAAAACCAGACAATGAAATTCCCGAACGTTCCTTGTTTTTAGAATTACTTGTAtcgacatttttaaacaaacgtCAGCGAACACCGGACAGTAGTGTTGCACAA gttttagaatatattaataatatcataaaaataagtcataacaataaatttgtgattttatcaattattcaaCATGCATTAATGCGCATTTGTTCGGTATCAATGTTCTGCGAAGAAACTAATATTTGTAGACGAATCACCAATGAAATAATCAACACGTTTATTAGTTTAAGTGAATTGCCGTCTAATGAAGAAatcaa AAATGAAGTCATGTCATCACTGAATACTCTTTGTGAAGAACACTTAGCATTctcttcaaaattaatttttgaattctttGATCATGTGATAACTATTTCGCCAGATTTTGTTACTTGTTTTTTACCCAAACTTGTAACCCATATAGAAAAAGTTGAATGGAAAAGGGGCATTGGCTCAGATTATAACCTCag gaAAGGATTAGAaagaattcaaataaaacttaaaaaaatatga